One Mycolicibacterium doricum genomic window, CCTGAACGTCGTCACAGTAGGTGAGCGTGGGGAACCCAAATCTGGCGTTGGAAATCGCCTTGGGGTCGTGCATGCGGACATAGGAGCCCTTGAGATGCATGGCGGCCGCGACGTTGAGGGCAGGTGAGTCCCGCACGTCGTCGCTGTCGGGTTTGAACGCCGCTCCGAGCACGGTGATGTTCTTGCCGAGGAAATCCCCGCCGATCAGCGCCCCGGCCACGACACCGCCTTCTCTCGTCGGTGGATGTTGATCTTGTAGACATCGTGAAGGAAGGTCAGCGCTGCCGAGGCGCCCACCTCGCCGGCTCGGGCACTGAACGCTTGGATATCCTTGGGAAGACAGCCACCGCCGAAGCCGAGCCCCGCGTTGAGGGACCTGCGCCCGATCCGACTGTCGTATCCCAGCACCTCGCTGAGGGTGACCACGTCGGCATCGACGGCTTCACACATCTCGGCCATCGCGTTGATGAACGAGATCTTGGTGGCGAAAAACGAATTCGCCGCCACCTTGACCATCTCGGCGGTCGGGAGGTATGTGGTGAGATGCGGTGTACCGGCGTCGAGGAGAGCGGCGTACACCTCGCGCAGCGTCTTCTCAGCGGCCTCGGAGGTCACTCCGAACACCAATCGGTCGGGCTGCAGGGTGTCCTCGATCGTCTTGCCCTCCCGCAGGAATATCCGATGACGCTCACCGTCATGTGATAGCCCCCCCCCTCGAATCTGTTCCTAGACGTGTCATGTGCACTCGAAGCCGGATGTCAGACATCGATGCGAGCCGTCGTCGCCTTTGGCACCTGCTCCGGCAGGCGATCGTCCCGCACCGCGCGGTACGCCTGGGTGACTTCGGCCAGACGCTGACGCACCCGTGCACGCGGACTGCGTGGCAGCAGCGGGACGGTGTCCGCGTCGGCCGCCTCGCCCCGGCGCACCCGCTCCTCGTACTTCGGTTTGGACGGCCACCAGTTCGCATTGCCGATCAGCACAGCGGCGGCCGGCACGGTGACGGTTCGGACGATGAACGTGTCGAGCAGCAACCCGACGCCGATGACGAAGCCGAGCTGGATGACCGTCCCGATGCTGCTCACCGTCAGCGACAACATCGACGCTGCGAAAATCAAACCGGCAGAGGTGATCACACCGCCCGTGGCGCCCACGGTGCGGATGATCCCGGTGCGGATCCCGTCGCGGGATTCCTCGCGTATTCGTGCAATAAGCAACAGGTTGTAGTCGGCGCCGACGGCCACCAGCACCAAGAACGCCATACCCGGCACCGTCCAGGCCAATTCCTGTCCGAGGATGAACTGGAAGAACACCACGCCGATCCCGATCGCGGACACATAGGACAGCACGACGGAGGCGACCAGGTAGATCGGCGCGACGATGGCCCGCAGCAGCAGGACCAGGACCAGGAACACCACCAGAAGTGTGAAGATGATGATGAACCGGATGTCACCGTTGTAGTACTCCCGCAGGTTGGCCTGTACCGGCGAGAAGCCCACCATCGAGATGTCCGCGTTGGCCAGCGTGGTGTTGGGCCTCGCCCCCTCGGCGGCGCCGACGATGTCGTCGACCTGGTCCATCGCCTCGGTCCCGAACGGATCCAGCGCAGTCTGCACCAGGTAGCGTGCGGTGTGCCCGTCCTTCGAGACGAACAGATTCGCGGCCTTCTTGAACTCCGGCTGGGTGAGAAACTGCGGTGGGATGTAGAAACCCGCTTGGTTGGGTTCGGCCGCGTCACGTTTCATCGCCAGTAGGAAGTCCGATGCCTGGTCCAGACCGCCACCGATGTTTTTGGTCTGATCGACCAGCAGCTGCACACCCTCGGCGAGTTGGCGGCTGGAATCGGCCAGCGTGTTTGCCCCTTGAGTGGCCTCGCGGATCTTGTTCTGCACGCCGTTCGGTTCGTCGAGGCCGAGTTCTCGCGCGGCGGCCGTCGCGGTCTTGAGGCTCTTGCTGAGCCCCTGGATCGTTTCGTCGAGGGTCTGATAGCCCTCGGTGTTCTGCAGTTCGCTGCCCAGGTCGGAGATGCTGTTCAGGTAGAGGCTCTCCCGGGTGCTGACGATGCGTCGCATGTCTTCCCGCGAGCTGACGCACTCAGGGTCCGCATCGCAGGTCGGGCTGGTGTCCAACGAGCGCAGCACCGGATCGGCCCACGCATAGATGTCGGTCATCCGGTTGACGTCGACACCGATCGCATCACCGAGATCACGCATGTTCGTCACCAGCCGAGCCGTCCGGTCGATCTCGTCGAGCGTCTTGGCGCCGCCGTACTTGCGCGACATGTCGTCGAGCGCACCGGCCAGCCCGCGCACACTGCCGGCCGCACCGATGACGCCGTCGCGAACCTGGTCCAGGACGTCGGCGAGCTGGTGGGCTCCACCGCTGAGCTGGTTGAGGTTGGTGTCGTTGTCTACGATGAGGGTCGACGCCTCGTCGAGCTTCCCGCCCACCTCACCGGCCTGGTAGGTGGCCTTGGCCTGTTCGAGCACCTCCCCCGTCGGCCGGGTGATACCGCGCACCATGTCAATGTCGGGCAGCGCGGCGATCCGCTGCGCCATCTCCTCCATGTCGGCGAGCGAACGCGGCGATCGCAGATCCTGATCAGGCGCCTGGACCACGACGAATTGCTGCATCGTGGTGCTGATCGGGAAGTGGTCGTCCATCGCCTGGTAAGCCAGGTTGCTCTCCGAGTCGGCGGGCAGCGCCTTGCGATCGTCGTAGTTGAACTTGACGAACCCGGCGCACGCCGCCAGAACGATCAGCACGGCGAGGCTGCCGACCAGATGGGCGACCGGCCTGCGGACGATCTGAATCCCTGAGCGGCGCCAAAACCGACCGGTCAAATCCTTGCGGGGCTTGACCCAGCCGCGCCGCCCGGCGAGCACGATGAGCGACGGCAGCAACGTGATCGAGGCCAGGAACCCGATAGCGATCGTCACCGACAGCGCCGGGCCCACGGTGGCGAAGACGCCGAGGGTGGTGAACGCCAGCCCGATGAACGCGATGGCCGTGGTCGCCGCGGACCCGGCGACCACCTTGCCGATCGTCACCAGGGCGCCCACCATGGCCTCGTCGGACTCCATCCCTTCCCGGATGAGTTCGTGGTAGCGACTGAAGAAGAAGATCGAGAAGTCGGTACCGGCCCCCATCAGCATGCCGGTCATCAAGACGATGGTCTGCGGTCCCAATCCGAGTCCGAGTTCGCCGAGTCCGGCCACCGCCTGGTTGGCCACGCCGAGCGCCAGACCGATCGTCAATAGTGGGATCAGCATCCCGATGATGCTGCGGTAGACGATCAGCAGAATCGTAAAAATCGTTCCGATCGTGGCGATCTCGATCACCCGCTGGTCGCGCGCACCGATGGCGTTGATGTCCTCCAGCGTCGCCGCCGCGCCCACCATGTTGGCCTGCAGCGAGGTGTCGGCGGTCGTCTCCTTGACGATCTCGCCCGCGGCGCGGTACGCCGCCTGCCCCTTCGGCGTGCCCATGCTGCCGACGAGGCTCACCGGAAGGTTCCAGGCCTGGCCGTCCTTGCTCGTCATCACCTCCCGGAGTTGGGGTGTCGACACGAAATCCTGCGTGCTGATCACATGTTCTTCGTCGGCCTTTAGCCGTTCGACGAGTTCCTTGTACGTCTGCTCGTCCTCGGGCGACAACCCGTTGGGGTTGCTGAGGATGACGACGTTGAGATTGCTGGTGTTGGTCTCCTCGGCCCCCTTGAACGCCTCGCTCATCTCCCGGCTGTCGACCATGACCGACGCGTCCTTCGGCAGGAACTCCGGAGGGTTCTTCTGCGACACGACGGCCAGCGGCGGGATGAGCAGGAAGAGCGTCACGGCGGTCGCCACCCAGGCGACAATGATGAGGACGGGGTGGCGGACGATGAACCGCCCGAGGAGCGGAAGTCCCCCGTCTGCAAACGCACCACGGAGCTTGGTGCGATCGAGCATGATTTTCACGCTACACGGCTCACTGGACCAAAACCCTTGACGCAATCGCGCTCAGCGCACGTCGCCGGTCTCATCGCCGAGCACCGACCGAAAAAATCCATGTTGTAATCGGGTGTGCACTTCTCGTCGTCACACGCGCTGCCCGGAAGCGAGCGCCTGTGAGATTCGTGGTCGCCGTCCACGGCACACGGGGCGATGTCGAACCCTGCGCCGCCGTCGGGCTCGAACTCGCCCGGCGCGGACACGAGGTGTGTACTGCCGTGCCGCCCAACCTCGTTTCCTTCGTCGAGGAATGTGGACTCGGCGTTCCGGTCTCCTACGGGGTCGACTCGCAGCAGCAGCTCGACGCGGACGTCTTCCGCGAGTGGTACCGACTGCGAAATCCGATGACGGTACTGCGCGAAGCACGCGAGTACGTCGTCGAGGGCTGGGCGGAGATGAGCCGCTCGCTCGACACGCTCGCCGACGACGCCGACCTGATCCTGACCGGGACGACGTATCAGGAGCTCGCCGCCAACATCGCTGAGGCGCACCAGATCCCGCTGGCGGCGCTGCACTACTTCCCGGTGCGTCCGAGCACCGAGGTACTGCCCGTGCCCGTACCCTCGGCCCTGGCCGGCCGGGTGTGGGGCGTTGTCGAGTGGGCACACTGGCGGGTGCTCAAGGGCGCAGAGGACGAGCAGCGACGCGAGCTGGGTCTTCCCCCGGCTGGCACCCGCGCGGTGCAGCGCATGATTGACAGCGGCGCACTGGAAATCCAGGCATACGACCAGGTCTTCTTTCCCGGCCTCGCACAGGAGTGGGGTCCGCGGCGACCTCTGGTGGGCGGAATCACTCTCGAGAAGAACACCGCCGCCGACGGCGACGTGGTCTCGTGGATCGCCGCCGGAACGCCGCCGATCTACTTCGGATTCGGCAGTATGCCGGTGAAGTCTCCCGCCGACGCGCTGGCGATGATCGACGCGGCGTGTGCCGATCTGGGCGAGCGGGCGCTGATCTGCTCGGGGGTGTGGGACCTCGACGAGCTGCCGCAGGCCAACCATGTGAAGATCGTCCGCAGCGTCAACCACGCGGCGGTCTTCCCGCTGTGCCGCGCCGTGGTTCACCACGGTGGCGCAGGGACGACGGCAGCCGGTGTCCGCGCCGGGGTGCCGACGTTGGTGCTGTGGGTGGGCGCCGAACAGCCGATCTGGGGCTGGCGGGTCAAACGCCTCGGTGTGGGCGATTACCAACGGTTCTCGTCCACCACGCGCAAGTCGCTTCGCCAGGCCCTGCGCAGGGTTCTCGACCCGCGGTACGCCGAGCGCGCGCGCGAGGTCGCCGTGGCGATGGCGAAACCGGCCACGAGTGTGGGTACCGCGGCCGACCTTCTCGAAGATGCGGCGCGTCAGGGGCGCCGGCATGATCAGACCATCTCGCCGTAGAGGTCGAACTCGGCCAGCGTGAGCATCGTGAGGTCGCGCAGACGGCGTTTGGTGTTGGTACCGCCCGCTTGGTAGGACACGATTCCCAGTGAGATTACGTCGCCGAGGCGCACACTCGCCACGACCAATTGCCCACGCGCCCGCTCGATCTGGTCGCGCGTGAGGTTCTGGTCGACACCGCGCAGCATGAAGTACTCGGCGTCGGTGCCGTCGGGACGCCCTACCGCGGGGTCGAGTTCGCCGAGGTTGGAGCACGACACCGGCAGGTCGCCGAACATCACGTCGGTCGCGCGCTTGACGGCCCGCTTCGGTACGAACGGGTTGAGCGGCAGCAGGGCGAACGTCTCGTCGGGCGCTTCACGAAGCGTCTTGATGGCGTGTCGGATCGCCGTGCGGGTGTCCGTGAGATCAACGGTGACCCGCGCGGGATCGACGCATGCATTGGTCAACGCAACGGCATTCGCGCGGGTGTCCTCGGTGGTGCGCTCGCTGATCGCGATCAGTAGCGACACCGCGCCGTCGTCGGGGCGGTGGCGCCCCGTGCGTTCGGCCAGCCGAGCCGTGAAACCGGCCAGCAGCGAATACGTCGTGCCGTTGCGTTTCTTCGCACACGAATCCCAGTGCGCGGCGTCGATGAAGGCGTTGATCACCGGGATGGTCACGGACTCGCCGCGGTCGGCGACGGTCAGGGCCGAGTGCGTCTCACCGCTCTTCACGACGTCGTGGCGGCGCCGATACGCCAACCGCGCCGCCGCGGAAAGCGTCCGGCCTACCTCCGACATGTCGCGCACCGTCTGGCGGGTGTCGGAGCGCAGCGCCTCGAGCGCGGAACGTGAACGAGGGGCGGCATAGTGCAGGTGGCGGGTGCGACCTTCGGCGGCGTCGGCGACCGAGCGCAGCAGTCCGATGCCGTCTGTGACGCAGTGCGAGGCCACCAGGGTGATCGCCGTCGACCCGTCGTCCATCGGCAGGACGCCGAGGTGCCAGCTCGGACCGAGCGCCGGGTCGATCGGCACCGCTGACCGCTCGTCGATCCAGTCGCTGAGGGCCGTGCGCGGTCGCGGCCGGGACATCGCGGGCCGACCCGCCCTGGCGCTCACCCACCGATGCCGGCCGAAGGGGAGGATGGACGGCTCGATGCGTCTGCCGAGCAGGCTGTGGTCGAGATTGGCGTGGAAGCTGTGCAGGGCTGCGAGGTCCACGGGATGCTCGTACACCCACACCGCCTGAGCCAGCTTGCCGACTCCGGTCGCCCGCTGCTGCAGGTAGGCCGCCTGGTCGATGTAGGCGAGCCGGTGGTCGCTTGCTCGGGCAGGGCCGGATTCTCGTGGTTCGACCGTCACCCGCGTGGGCCGCGTCTGAATCGCCATCGGTGCCGGCCCCTCAGATGACCGCGGCAGTCAGACCGAAGTCCGCCAGCGCCGCCGTGGCCAGTTCCCGTAGACGGGGTTTGGAATTCGTGGCGCCGGGCTGGTACCCGATCACCGCGATGGAGATCTTGTCGCCGACCCTGGCGCCGATCACGGTGAGCAGACCGCGACGTTGCTCGAGCACCGAGCGGGGGATGAAGCTGTCCACGCCCCGCAGGATCACGTACTCCGCGTCGGTGCCGTCAATGCGGCCGATGTCGGGCGGGAGCTCACCAAGATTCGAACACGAGACGGGCAGGTCGGAGAACCCGAAAGCCACGTTGGCGGTGGACTTCACGGCGCGCTTCGGGATGAACGGTGTCAACGGTAGAAGCGCCAGGGTCTCGTCGGGCTCTTCGCCCAGCGCCTTGAGCGCCTGTTTGATCCTCGCCCGCACGCCGGAGAGGTCACTGGTGACCCCGCGCGGATCGATCCTGGCGTTGGCCAGCTTCACCGCGTTCGCGCGGGTGTCCTCCAGCGAGCGGTCGTTGATCGGGATGATGAACGGCACTAATCCGTCGCCGGGCTGACGACGACCGATCCGCTCGGACAGCGTGGCGGCGAATCCTGCCAGCAGCGAATAGCTGTTGCCGCCCAGCGCCGCGGCCCGCGCGTCCCAATCGTCTCCGTCGACGAAGAGCGAAACCGACGGCACCACAACGTGTTCCTGACCGACGAAGACGTTCGCGGTTTTGTCCGACCGCGGGAAGTCCTTACGCCTCCGGTAGGCAAGCCTGACCGCGGCGAGCAGTGTCCGCGCCACCTCGGGGGCGTCGCGCAGCGTCTGGCGGGCGTCGGCGGCCAGGCCGCGCATCCGGGTGCGCACACCGGGCATCGGGTATCCGAAGTCCGGGGTGCTGCCGGTGACGGCGTTGAAGACGGTCAGCAGCGCACCGCCCCCGTCCCCGATGCAGTGCGATCCCACCAGGCTGATGGCGGTGGACCCGTCGGTCATCGGCAGCACGCCCATGTGCCACGCCGGACCCCACTCCGGGTCGACCGGCAACTGCGCGCGCTCGTCGATCCAGTCGCTCAACTCCGCACGCGGACGTGGGTTCTGCTCGATGTCCATCCTCGACGGCGGTCCCAGTGAGGACACCCAGCGGTGACGGCCGAACGGCAGGGGCGACGGTTCGATGCGCCTGCCCGCCAGCCCGTAACCGAAGTTGTGGTGGAACCGGCGCAGACCCTCCAGATCGACCGCGCGCTGGTAGACCCACACGCACTGCATGACGGCGGCCTGTCCGGTCGCCCGCAGGCCGAGGAACAGGGCTTGATCGAGATACGACAGCCGATCGTCGGGTCGCTCTTCGATTTTGCTGGCGTGACTGCGAAAAGACCTGCGCGCCGGACTGATCTGCGTCGACAACATCACCCTCCGACTACGGGAACCAATTCGTCGCGCGGGCGCACGGCGGCACCGTGCCGACCGGCCAGCGGTGCCGCTGCGCCACCGTCCGCCACGCGCAGGTACCACGACGTCATCACCTGCAGGTACCGGTTGATCGACTCCCTGGCAACCGGGTTGTCCGGGAAGGCCACGGTCACCGTCGTTTGGCGCTCGGTGCGGTTGACCCACATCCCCACCTGGAAGGCCGCGCGCGCGTCACTGTAGACCTTGCCGTTCATCCCCTCCCACTGGGCGATGACGCTCGGCGACAGGGGCGGAAGTCCGGCATCGAGGTAGGACACCATCGGCACACCCGGATCGGCAGGGCGAACGCCCACCGACTCGGCGAGTTCGAGCACCCGCTCGAACGGCACGTGGGAGAGGTCCAGCCCGGAGTCGAAGGACTTCTGCGCCGAACGGGCGGTGTCCCCGAAGCTGTTTCGGTCCACCGACACCGTGACCGGCACCAGCCCGGTGAACCAGCCCGTGGTCATGAACTCGGCCGGGGTGCGCCGCGTGGTCGTCGGGGTGATGGTGTGGTACTCCGAGTTGCCGGTGAATTCTTGGTCGGTCAGCGCCGCGCAGGCGAAAACGCCACCGATAAACCGCGCGTCGGCGGCGTTGCAGGCCGCTTCGAACCGCTCGCCCTGCTGCTTGTCCAGCAGTCGCACGGTAAGCAGTTCTCCAGCGCAGGGTTCGGCTGGATCGCCGAGCGGCAGCGGGAAGTGCGGCAGCGTGCCGTCGTTGTTCTGGGCGAACCGCACCCAGTCCCGTACCTCCGGTGATTCCAGCGTCAGCGAGTCCGTGTACTTGCGCTGACGGACGCAGTAGTCGTCGTAGCTGCCGGCATCGGGCAGTTTCAACGGGGCCCCGCCACCGACGAGGGTCGCGTACATCATGTGGATCTCGACGAGCACCAGGCCCATGAACATGGCATCGGTGTGCACGTGGTCGACGCTGATGTAGAAGGTGAAGTGGTCCGCACGCTGGATGATGCCGAAACCGAAGCAGTCCCACTGCAACGGATCCGGGGTGGCCAGGACATGACGGCGCCACTCGTCGGCGGTCACTTCGCCGTGCTGGGTGGGCACGAACCTGATGTCACGCGGAGTACGGATCGTGCGCCGGATGACGTCGTCGGCCTCGGTGAACTCGAACCGGCTGTGGTACGTGTCGTGGCGGCCGATGTAGGCGTTGATGACGTGGGTCATCGCGCGGAGGTCGCACTGACCCGGCATGTCCCAGGCCGGGATGTTCAACCGGGCCATGTCCGTGCCCTGCGACAGGTGTCTGCGGTACCCCCGGATGTGCTGCTCCTGTTGGTAACTCACCGGCACCGGGCTGATCGGTGCATCAGCCATCTTGGCCAGCGACGTCGCCGACGGATTCCAGGAGACCAGCGTACCGGGGGCGCCGATCCAGTCATGGATCGCTTTGATGGCAACCATCAGACCTCCCGTTCTTCATGTGTGTTCACGGGCGACTTCGTCGACGCCATGTCAGCCGTGCTCACGACGAGCTCGATGTGGCCGATTCACCGGCGAGCGTGTCGGCAAGGCGCTGAGCGAGCGCCCGAACGGTGGTGATGTCGGTCGATCCGATGCGGATACCCGTCTCGTTCTCGATGCGGGTACGCACCTCCAGCGTGCCGAGCGAGTCCAAGCCGTACTCGGACAGTGGCCGGTCGGCGTCGACCGACCGGCGCAGGATCAGTCCGATCTGGTCGGCGACCAGCTTGCGCAACCGGCCCGGCCACTGCTCCTGTGGCAGCTCGAAGAGCTCGGTGAGGAACGCGCTCGTGCCGGCGTTACCCTGGCCGATCGACGAGAAGGCCTCGGCGAACTTGCTGGTCTGCGCGAACGCGGTCAGCCACCGAGCGCCGGCAACCGGCGCATATCCGCAGTAGCCGCGGTCATAGCGCAGCA contains:
- a CDS encoding glycosyltransferase, translating into MRFVVAVHGTRGDVEPCAAVGLELARRGHEVCTAVPPNLVSFVEECGLGVPVSYGVDSQQQLDADVFREWYRLRNPMTVLREAREYVVEGWAEMSRSLDTLADDADLILTGTTYQELAANIAEAHQIPLAALHYFPVRPSTEVLPVPVPSALAGRVWGVVEWAHWRVLKGAEDEQRRELGLPPAGTRAVQRMIDSGALEIQAYDQVFFPGLAQEWGPRRPLVGGITLEKNTAADGDVVSWIAAGTPPIYFGFGSMPVKSPADALAMIDAACADLGERALICSGVWDLDELPQANHVKIVRSVNHAAVFPLCRAVVHHGGAGTTAAGVRAGVPTLVLWVGAEQPIWGWRVKRLGVGDYQRFSSTTRKSLRQALRRVLDPRYAERAREVAVAMAKPATSVGTAADLLEDAARQGRRHDQTISP
- a CDS encoding condensation domain-containing protein — its product is MVAIKAIHDWIGAPGTLVSWNPSATSLAKMADAPISPVPVSYQQEQHIRGYRRHLSQGTDMARLNIPAWDMPGQCDLRAMTHVINAYIGRHDTYHSRFEFTEADDVIRRTIRTPRDIRFVPTQHGEVTADEWRRHVLATPDPLQWDCFGFGIIQRADHFTFYISVDHVHTDAMFMGLVLVEIHMMYATLVGGGAPLKLPDAGSYDDYCVRQRKYTDSLTLESPEVRDWVRFAQNNDGTLPHFPLPLGDPAEPCAGELLTVRLLDKQQGERFEAACNAADARFIGGVFACAALTDQEFTGNSEYHTITPTTTRRTPAEFMTTGWFTGLVPVTVSVDRNSFGDTARSAQKSFDSGLDLSHVPFERVLELAESVGVRPADPGVPMVSYLDAGLPPLSPSVIAQWEGMNGKVYSDARAAFQVGMWVNRTERQTTVTVAFPDNPVARESINRYLQVMTSWYLRVADGGAAAPLAGRHGAAVRPRDELVPVVGG
- a CDS encoding MMPL/RND family transporter, encoding MLDRTKLRGAFADGGLPLLGRFIVRHPVLIIVAWVATAVTLFLLIPPLAVVSQKNPPEFLPKDASVMVDSREMSEAFKGAEETNTSNLNVVILSNPNGLSPEDEQTYKELVERLKADEEHVISTQDFVSTPQLREVMTSKDGQAWNLPVSLVGSMGTPKGQAAYRAAGEIVKETTADTSLQANMVGAAATLEDINAIGARDQRVIEIATIGTIFTILLIVYRSIIGMLIPLLTIGLALGVANQAVAGLGELGLGLGPQTIVLMTGMLMGAGTDFSIFFFSRYHELIREGMESDEAMVGALVTIGKVVAGSAATTAIAFIGLAFTTLGVFATVGPALSVTIAIGFLASITLLPSLIVLAGRRGWVKPRKDLTGRFWRRSGIQIVRRPVAHLVGSLAVLIVLAACAGFVKFNYDDRKALPADSESNLAYQAMDDHFPISTTMQQFVVVQAPDQDLRSPRSLADMEEMAQRIAALPDIDMVRGITRPTGEVLEQAKATYQAGEVGGKLDEASTLIVDNDTNLNQLSGGAHQLADVLDQVRDGVIGAAGSVRGLAGALDDMSRKYGGAKTLDEIDRTARLVTNMRDLGDAIGVDVNRMTDIYAWADPVLRSLDTSPTCDADPECVSSREDMRRIVSTRESLYLNSISDLGSELQNTEGYQTLDETIQGLSKSLKTATAAARELGLDEPNGVQNKIREATQGANTLADSSRQLAEGVQLLVDQTKNIGGGLDQASDFLLAMKRDAAEPNQAGFYIPPQFLTQPEFKKAANLFVSKDGHTARYLVQTALDPFGTEAMDQVDDIVGAAEGARPNTTLANADISMVGFSPVQANLREYYNGDIRFIIIFTLLVVFLVLVLLLRAIVAPIYLVASVVLSYVSAIGIGVVFFQFILGQELAWTVPGMAFLVLVAVGADYNLLLIARIREESRDGIRTGIIRTVGATGGVITSAGLIFAASMLSLTVSSIGTVIQLGFVIGVGLLLDTFIVRTVTVPAAAVLIGNANWWPSKPKYEERVRRGEAADADTVPLLPRSPRARVRQRLAEVTQAYRAVRDDRLPEQVPKATTARIDV